In Vidua macroura isolate BioBank_ID:100142 chromosome 7, ASM2450914v1, whole genome shotgun sequence, a single genomic region encodes these proteins:
- the RALB gene encoding ras-related protein Ral-B — MAASKSKNQSSLALHKVIMVGSGGVGKSALTLQFMYDEFVEDYEPTKADSYRKKVVLDGEEVQIDILDTAGQEDYAAIRDNYFRSGEGFLLVFSITEHESFTATAEFREQILRVKAEEDKIPLLVVGNKSDLEERRQVPVEEARNKAEEWGVQYVETSAKTRANVDKVFFDLMREIRAKKMSENKDKNGKKSGKNKKSFKERCCLL, encoded by the exons ATGGCTGCCAGCAAGAGTAAGAACCAGAGTTCCTTGGCCCTCCATAAAGTAATTATGGTTGGCAGTGGAGGTGTGGGTAAATCTGCCCTCACACTTCAGTTTATGTATGATGAG TTTGTAGAAGACTATGAACCTACCAAGGCTGACAGCTACAGAAAGAAAGTAGTTCTGGATGGTGAAGAAGTTCAGATAGACATTCTGgacacagcaggacaggaggatTATGCAGCTATCAGAGATAACTATTTCCGCAGTGGGGAAGGGTTTCTTCTTGTCTTTTCAATAACAGAGCACGAATCCTTCACAGCAACAGCAGAGTTTCG GGAACAGATCCTGCGTGTGAAGGCTGAAGAGGATAAAATCCCTTTACTGGTAGTGGGAAACAAATCTGACTTGGAGGAGCGCAGACAAGTGCCTGTAGAAGAGGCTCGAAATAAGGCAGAAGAATGGGGGGTGCAGTATGTAGAAACCTCTGCCAAAACTAGAGCGAATGTAGATAAG GTATTCTTTGATTTAATGAGAGAAAtaagagcaaagaaaatgtcagaaaacaAAGACAAGAATGGCAAGAAAAGTGGCAAGAACAAGAAAAGCTTTAAAGAAAGATGTTGCTTACTGTGA